In the genome of Dunckerocampus dactyliophorus isolate RoL2022-P2 chromosome 6, RoL_Ddac_1.1, whole genome shotgun sequence, one region contains:
- the ier2b gene encoding immediate early response 2b: MSDTTAMEVNAEARRVLAVSISKLYASRTQRGGLRLHRSLLLSLVMRSARDIYHSSSPPPMESGPEEPADLEPPQPEQTPVEVSLTAGGGARQEADIVEDMEEGEPAEDKENQSPTRRSRKRRGKTSAAPDFLPSKRARLEPGEERHSAAAPPASCRLGPAESLTALSLNRVIPAC; the protein is encoded by the coding sequence ATGAGTGACACGACAGCAATGGAGGTGAACGCGGAGGCCCGCAGGGTTCTAGCCGTGTCCATCAGCAAGCTGTACGCGTCCAGGACCCAAAGAGGCGGACTGAGACTCCACCGGAGCCTCCTGTTGTCCCTGGTCATGCGCTCGGCCCGGGATATCTACCACTCATCGTCGCCGCCGCCCATGGAGAGCGGTCCGGAGGAACCGGCCGATCTGGAGCCTCCCCAGCCGGAGCAGACCCCTGTCGAGGTGAGCCTGACGGCGGGGGGAGGTGCACGCCAGGAGGCGGACATAGTGGAGGACATGGAGGAGGGGGAGCCTGCCGAGGACAAAGAGAACCAGAGCCCGACGAGGCGCTCCAGGAAGCGGCGAGGAAAGACGTCAGCGGCGCCCGACTTCCTCCCCAGCAAGAGAGCGAGGCTGGAGCCAGGAGAGGAGCGTCACTCCGCCGCGGCCCCACCGGCCAGCTGCCGCCTGGGCCCCGCGGAGTCCCTCACGGCTTTGTCCCTTAACCGGGTCATACCGGCCTGCTGA